The following coding sequences lie in one Lolium perenne isolate Kyuss_39 chromosome 2, Kyuss_2.0, whole genome shotgun sequence genomic window:
- the LOC127330117 gene encoding uncharacterized protein, with the protein MSGGKEDSSSLLKKMQQRKNNVRRSEREPRRNPRYEDFAVGGGGRGRGRGRGRGRGGGAGGGLGGGGGGGGGGWGGPDFEPPPSASGDVASGFFLEGTSREEAETESRAEEDSSRGFETPEEDGRPKALKIRGEARVPDERKEPKTHEAKTLIIPAGTDNWIFPPGVKGRLPSSMIGALLRKFWPGKYYPLGTVPAGEMKLATTWTDYESAPGVGFPTAAEAVMRKFWCFYRVAPEVEEAAANRTLRATCERLTPQVWYNQRITSAGHFWAERGERVHKPDIVGKNAKAEYEMTVEDYMSVIPDWAEPHAEAWEEMVRTRWLKMDEDFAAVARRNAENRGDGGTHCGGNLSYERYKGKTRAALGPEEEMSDLEIYNKMRLKKPDLSQPQPSLPEYFGTYAEDVENYCEMVRHRHPEVDDPMSAEVDEESLVLSSGGLPHGRLAMLNKAVKHTLTTTFTRLKAGLTKDSPPLPPRRRARQQPAYDPDFEAAYVVAHQEYQVAFNQHQQHFMEYMAYIHASMVANQTGQTVDLGPMPPFPGPAPNMPSKENFAAEYYGRTTGTGCSGNQGGGREITPVHHGGPSPGATPGTSPGTSPGPSPGGSSAASTGRNRPGPVSSGDELL; encoded by the exons atgagcggcggcaaggaggactcgtcgagcttgcttaagaagatgcaacaacgcaagaacaatgttagaaggagtgagagggaaccgcgtcgcaatccgcgttacgaggactttgcggtaggaggaggaggacgaggacgaggacgaggacgaggacggggacgaggtggtggagctggaggtggcttgggaggaggtggaggtggaggtggaggtggctggggaggaccggactttgagccaccaccctcggcttcaggcgacgttgcttccgggttctttttggaggggacgtctagagaggaggcggagacggagtctagagccgaggaggactctagccgcgggtttgagactccggaggaggatgggcggccgaaggcactgaagattcgtggggaagcgagagtccccgacgagaggaaggagcctaagacccatgaGGCGAAGACCCTTATAATTCCTGCTGGCActga caattggatatttcctccgggggtcaaggggcgcctgcctagcagcatgattggagctttgcttaggaagttctggccgggcaagtactatcccctcggcactgtcccagctggcgagatgaagctagccactacttggacggactacgagagtgcccctggcgtaggcttcccgacggctgctgaggccgtgatgagaaagttttgg tgtttttatcgtgtggcgcccgaggttgaggaggcggccgcgaacaggactttgcgggcgacttgtgagaggttgacaccgcaggtgtggtacaaccaaaggatcacgtccgcgggtcacttctgggcagagagaggcgagagggtccataagccggacattgtcggtaagaatgctaaggccgagtacgagatgacggtggaggactacatgtcg gttatccccgattgggccgagccgcatgccgaggcatgggaggagatggttaggacgaggtggctcaagatggacgaggactttgcagccgtggcgaggcggaacgcggagaaccgaggcgacggtggcacacactgtgggggaaacctcagctacgagcgctacaaggggaagacg agggccgcgttaggacccgaggaggagatgtctgacctcgagatatacaacaagatgcggcttaagaagcccgatctctcgcagcctcagccctcgctccctgagtacttcggcacctacgccgaggacgtcgagaactactgcgagatggtgaggcatcgtcacccggaggtggatgaccccatgagcgcggaggtcgacgaggagtcgttggtcctgtcgtccggagggttgccgcatggccgtctcgccatgctgaacaaggccgtcaagcataccctcaccacgaccttcacgcgtctcaaggcgggactcaccaaggacagcccccctctcccgcctcgtcgccgggctcggcaacaacccgcatacgac cctgacttcgaggcggcctacgtggtcgctcatcaagaatatcaggtggccttcaaccagcaccagcagcacttcatggagtacatggcatatatacat gcgtcgatggtggccaatcaaactggacagacagtggatttagggccgatgcctccctttccggggccggcgccaaacatgccatcgaaggaaaatttcgctgcggagtactatgggagaacaacg ggaacgggatgttccggaaaccagggtggtgggagggagatcacaccggttcatcatggtggtccttctcccggtgctacacccggtacttctcccggtacttctcccggtccttctcccggtggttcttccgcagcttctaccggaaggaatcggcccgggccggtgtctagcggcgacgagctcctctag